From Bombyx mori chromosome 3, ASM3026992v2, the proteins below share one genomic window:
- the LOC101742852 gene encoding uncharacterized protein LOC101742852 isoform X2 has protein sequence MVVSIKCYQCASSQDHKGEDTCGAYRKFDRESHIAVDCGSDESHMPGAFCMKLTQQGPKGFIWDGRWRQVIRRCASVAETGVTGVCNWGVYDNGVYWEECYCTSDECNGSTSVSLSIALFMGSLSILFGLYKV, from the exons AGATCACAAAGGGGAAGATACATGCGGAGCATACAGGAAATTCGATAGAGAAAGTCACATAGCTGTAGACTGTGGTAGCGATGAATCTCACATGCCAGGAGCATTTTGTATGAAGTTAACTCAACAAGGACCCAAAGGGTTCATTT GGGATGGCAGATGGCGTCAAGTTATAAGACGATGCGCATCTGTAGCTGAGACTGGAGTGACCGGTGTCTGTAACTGGGGTGTCTATGACAACGGTGTGTACTGGGAAGAATGTTACTGTACCTCAGATGAATGCAATGGTTCTACGAGTGTATCTCTCTCAATTGCATTATTCATGGGCTCATTGAGCATATTGTTTGGCTTGTATAAGgtctag